The sequence GACGTGTGCTCTTCCGATCTCCTGAGCGTAGCGAAGGATAAAATAATAAAGAATTCGATTCGAACTTAGTGTAAAATAATTGTTGGACAAAAAAGAAAAAAATATAGAGAATTACTCTCCATCTGATATAATGTAATTTACTACAATCACAACCAAAGGAGGAATTCTCTATGAATAACATTATACAACTAGTCGCTCAAAAAGTTAAGAGGGAAATTGAAGAAAATTTAATAAAGGTGATAGAAGGAAGTACAAACTTAGATCATATCGTAGATTCAGTAGGCGAAATGGTAAATAGCATTGGATTAGATACAATTTCAGCCATAATAGGTGAATTAAACAAAATTATTAAAGAATTACCTGAGAGAAAAGGTAAATATCATGTGCATAAAAGAAATGCAAAACGAAGTTTAGCTACCAGATTTGGAGAGTTGGAATTTGAAAGAACATATTTTAAAAATATTAAAGAAAATAGATATGTACATATACTCGATGAAATCTTAGGTATAGAAAAGTACGAAAGGATAGAAGCAAATCTTAAAGGAAATATTTTAGAAAAAACGGCTGATGTCAGCTATCAAAAAGCAGCAGAGTTATCCACGCCTGTAGTATTAACAAGAGAATCCGTAAAAAGGACAATCAGAGAAAATGGGGCAATAGACAACTTAGAGCTTGAAATTAAGGAAAATAATAAAAATAAAGAAGTAAAGACAATATACATAGAAGCAGATGAAGACCATGTTCCAATGCAAAGAGGAAAGAATAAAATAATGAAATTAGTCTATGTATATGATGATAAAAGGAAAGTAAATAAAGGAAGAACAAAGCTTGAAAATGTAAGATACTTCACAGGAGCTATGAATCCGGAAGACCTATGGACAGAAGTGGCAACATATCTTGATGATGCCTATGATTTAGAAAAGGTAGAAAATATCTATATAGCAGGAGACGGCGCAAGTTGGATAAAAGATGGAACACAAATAATCAAGGATAGCAAATTTGTACTTGATCACTATCATTTAAGTAAATATGTAAAAAAAACAACTGCTCATTTATCGAGCTTGGAGAATCCGGTTTGTATAGATAAACCTTTATGGGAAAGCTTTAGGAGCGGGAATAAAAAACTAGCGATAGAACTAATAAATTTTGCAATAGAAGAAACACCTTCTGAAAAGAAGAAGGAAAGCATGAAAAATGCGAAAAACTATATATTAAATAATTGGGAAGGAATAATAAATCTATTTGGAGAAGAAAAATATAGATGTAGTGCCGAAGGTCACATAAGCCATATATTATCAGCGAGACTAAGCTCAAGACCAATGGGTTGGAGTGTAATAGGAGCAGATGAAATGGCACGAATGAGAGCTTACAAAGCTAATGGAGGTAGTATAAAAGAATACTATAGGAG comes from Candidatus Margulisiibacteriota bacterium and encodes:
- a CDS encoding ISLre2 family transposase, which produces MNNIIQLVAQKVKREIEENLIKVIEGSTNLDHIVDSVGEMVNSIGLDTISAIIGELNKIIKELPERKGKYHVHKRNAKRSLATRFGELEFERTYFKNIKENRYVHILDEILGIEKYERIEANLKGNILEKTADVSYQKAAELSTPVVLTRESVKRTIRENGAIDNLELEIKENNKNKEVKTIYIEADEDHVPMQRGKNKIMKLVYVYDDKRKVNKGRTKLENVRYFTGAMNPEDLWTEVATYLDDAYDLEKVENIYIAGDGASWIKDGTQIIKDSKFVLDHYHLSKYVKKTTAHLSSLENPVCIDKPLWESFRSGNKKLAIELINFAIEETPSEKKKESMKNAKNYILNNWEGIINLFGEEKYRCSAEGHISHILSARLSSRPMGWSVIGADEMARMRAYKANGGSIKEYYRRLRAERKKEERILELDKKIIKNIKRTFNTTDPDIMIDMPYTYRTDGRWLKNMLKSSGL